The Vitis vinifera cultivar Pinot Noir 40024 chromosome 1, ASM3070453v1 DNA segment tatttaataggaTATTAAGTGAAATGAATctgtaaaaatatataaaaataatttattaattttaaatctattttctattttctttcattttttttttctttcacttttttttccctcacattttcccttatattttttagaaccaaatataacataAGTGAACTGAATAAAACAGGAAAATCAGGGGAGTAAGTTAGGTCTGGTTTAATTAGAAGCAAAAAATTAGATGAGTTCTGGAGGTTAGCCTTCCGAAATGCATTTGCAAGTAGAGGGTGAAACTATTTTCAAGATATGAACACGGGAATACGAAGATGGTTGAATGTGTGTGAAAAGTCTATTGTGACAAACTTTTTTCAATGTTTCCCAGGATGGTAACCCCACGAAATATCAGCGGGGATTGGGGTGTGCCACGGATAATCATGTAGTGCAAGCCTGGACGTCTTGCACACTGATCTATTACAAAAAGCTCTGAAGTGGCAGAAAAGGCGCACAAAATTAGAATCATGTGGATAAAAGTTTACACGAATATAGAAAAGCTAATTGAGTTGAGCCGGTAGAGGGATGGTGGTTGATTAAACTTCCTTTCTACCAAAGAAATCTTTTCCATGAAATCGAGATCCATTAATCTCAAACCCCCTACTCCGTGGAGAGTTCGGTAACCAAACATCTTTTTATTTGAATCAAAAGGCGGGTTaaggattttcctttcttttttaaacttcttcataattagattttcttcttccttttcttttgccCACGTCCAGGCTTTCTAATGGCCAAGCTTGGTGACAAGATGATGTCGGCTCCCAGGTTACTAAATTTGGGCCAGTAAGGTGAGCTGGGTCATGGATTAAGGTCTCAAACTGAAATTGGGCTAGTCTAATTACGGGCATGGAGCTTTGTAGCTTGGGCTGACCTTAGGTTGTCCTCAGTTGGGCTAGGACCTGACCTAATCACCAGTCCTCTCATATCTGATGCCtccaataaaaatgaaagggaaCTCCTTCCAGTGACATCCGCTCTTGTAAAACTTGATtacaaaagttattttaattttacaaacaAGTTTATGCCATATGGTATTTTGTGTAATTTGGGAGTGAAAttatattacaaatatatatattttatggagAATCAATTAGTATttaaatataaactaaaaaaaatgttttaaaaatattcttaataataagataaatatttaaaaaatgattttaaaaaaaagcacAAACATTGGTATagaattatttcatatttttaaaaataatttttgaaactttttatcaaacaactttatttttttcatcaagaaactgttttcaaatatttgacaGCACTTCATTTTATAATCCCCACGCAAtctaaatttaagaaaatttgaacctttttttattggattttttttcttggttaatATGTAGGAataggatcaagcttgaacccTTCCAAACCACACCTCCGTTTtgaataatttagaaatttctttatttaatttccttggCCTCATGTATGATAGAAATAGACTATATTTGTTGTTACCGAAAATGGTGCAGCTTAAAATGTAGGGAGCATATCTGTGATTTCAGATCCGGACGTCTATATTGTGACCTATTGAACAGTGGCAAACAGGGAAgtggttaaaaaaatttatgtactTGAGATAAATTCTTTGGGCCCAAAAAATGGAGGGCACACTTACGAAAGAGCCATCATAGACCTTGTCATTTCGTGAATGTCGGTCTTCTTTTATCTCATACTTGTTTTAATTAAGTGGACCATCTTGTTGAAATGCCCTATACGGCATTCCTCCCAAATCCCTTTGCTCacgatttcaaaattttatttcagcAAATTTGATGGGCACTGGACGGCATTTGCAGTAGATATGCTGACATAAATTACCATTTTATCTAACTtttaataaagaataatttaaatgaaagaGTAGTTAGTAGTTTCCCACTTAcccctttattttattttctggtGCATAGCAGAGAGGCTGTGCCTGTGAACATTCAAACATTCAAACATTCAGTTTGGGTTTCCCATGTTGAACCGACACCAGCTTAACGTGGGCTGCTCTGACGGGCCCCATGACCCAATCAGAAATCTTATCGTTCCATCATCAGAAAGGTTGGGCCCCTTTGAACCTGGACCCAATTCAGTCCGATCCATCTACAACCATCTTATCTTGCAAAAGGCCGCAAGGTCTGACATCACATCATCACCCTGATGACGTCAATCATCACCGTACaggccaaaaaaagaaaaaagaaaaaaatacaaacaaacaaacccagctgattttgttgatgatttgtttttcaaaaagcaTTTTcggaaaacaatataaaatgaGAAGCGAATCCAGTTCTCACAATGTGGGAtttggagaaagaaaaagacgaTGATATTCTCACGTCTACCCaggttttttttcatttatttccatTCCccttttagaaaatgaaaaaggcgTAGAGGGAGGCAATCCCACTACACATGGCCTGATGAATTTTGGTGCTACCATCTTAAAGTCATACGTTATATTCAAAGAATCGATTACACTAATAAACATTAATTTAGTTTCACTCAAAAgtaaaaacgaaaaaaaattcaacaatatCATCTCATTATGCAAATCAACAAACCCTAGGAATTACTTTTAGGATAAGCATGCGCCAAAGTGAATGCCGACTTTGTAACTCTGTCATTAAATATTActcaatcaaaaaaaaatttctatcatCAGTTTTTCGTATTCcaagaaaagagaaattaaaaagTCAAAAGCTTCTCCACCCCCATATTAATTAACATTGTTGAAAACAATTAATATCCCATGCCCATCACTCTCCTGCGTCTTCAGAATTCAAATAGTAGGAGGCACAGCCGCACAGGCAATGTAACATGTTTCCTCTGAACGGCCTCGTCTTAAATCAAGGCTGCTGGATGCTTAATTATCGTAGATTTCATGGCGTGAAGGGCAGTAGTAGTGATGTTTAGATTTAGGGGGGAAGACTGAAGAGGGAGGAGGGTCCCATAGAGGAGATACTGGGTTAAGATATGTGGGATTCGAATTAGGTGGGGGCAAACAACTTGTGTTGACCTTTGCACTAAACGACATTACAGCTGTTGCGGAATTTGTCTAATGAGTACAATAATATTGGACTAATGATTGGACATACGCcccaattttctatttttttttattttttatttttaaaaaaatctgtATTTGGTGGGGTTCCTGGatgattcaataatttaatcaaattgtgtCTGTAACCCACAGTGGAAATCCGAGCATTTTGGCCTTAATTAATTTGCTTCAACcattagaaaatgaattttggaatttgcaTATGTATTCAAATCCTTCCAGTTTCCGCTGCTTGCTTCACAGTATGTTGatcaatcaataaaaaacacaaaaaattaataaaaaatttggaagcTGTTGAACTGAAGCTAATGTCAATAGGCTGGACTCTGGTCTGGATACCAACTGAGAATTGAATTAAGTTATTATTACCTTGAATAATTACagtctatatatattttaaaataaatttaacttggaattttccacttttttttttgtgggttgATGAGAAAGCATTATTAGCTGCAGTCCAAGCCGTGCATGTGGTGGGTGGATGAGGCTTGGTAGGGCCAAGGACACATGTGAGATGAGGGGGGGCAATGAATAGATGGGGTTCATCAAGGTAATTAATGGGAAGATTTGTGAGTATTacccttttcatttcaaattcatttaaaacaCCTGGAGGACTGTAATCTATGGGTATGAGCACAAATATATGTGTAAATTAAAAAGACAAGCGATATTGATACATACAGATATCTCTTCCCTCTCACTATACAATTCAAACAAGCATGAATTGATATCGGGTAATTAAACAGCAAGGTGCAGCAGTACTACTACTACTTGTCAACCTTTAGTTCTAATAATTGTGATGGTGCCTCTTCCTTGTGTGTGGATTCTTGTAAGAGCAACCACAGCTTTCCCAGAGAGACCTGGACCATCGGGAGAAACAAATGGCCTGGAGGCAAAGTCTCCAACTGGATGCCTCACGGGCCGAGTTGGTGGCATTAGGATCCTCTCGTTTATGTCATTGAGGGTCATGTCTCCGTCCAATCCTCCCGGCTTCACCACTGCAAATGGGTACACCACCCTTGTTATtaacttcttctttttcttatgaTCACCACCTTCAAACACCAATCAGTAAAGTTAATGATCTCAATTAATCACAGAAAGAGAGAAATGATAAAGAGAAGAGTGGGGGTGGATATCTACCAGTGCTAGGAGGCAAGGGGTCTATGGAACATAGggtgtctttttcagatacagACTTGGTGTTAACCGAGTACTCTTTgtaagaagatgaagaagaatcgaGAGCTTCAAGGGCTGAGACTGTCTCTTCTGGTGTTTTCATATCTGCAAAAGTGGGTTCTTCCTCACTGATCATCCCGCTCATCGCTGATCCGTTTATGGGTTCAGCtgcaataattaataatgaaaattagaattaaaataaaccCATTACAATAATTCCAAAAGCAAAACAGCATCAGTAATAATCTAGTACTGCATTCCTTGTCAAAAATGATATACAATTTCAGCATTGGATGATAATGGATACATGTTTGAAGGTGGAACACCATCATTCTCTGCATGTAGGTAGAGCAGAACATGGGTCGTGCATTTCAACATGGGTTGTACATGATGACAGACAGTAGTgctccaaaaaaacaaaagtaatcAAAGAAAAGAACACATTTATTAATGCAAGTACCTGAAACTCCACCAATACTAGCAATCTGGTTCATGCAATTAAAATTCTCAGATAGGTCCCAGGTGCAGTTTGGGTTCATGTTCCAGTAGGTCTGCATAACACTACAAGAATCAGTCTCTCCAACATTTCTAAAAGGCAATAGTTAAACCCAATaaacccccccaaaaaaaaaaaaattgaaaattgaaaattaccTTCATTAGATCATTGGGGCTATTGGTTTCATGATCAGTGTACAAGAGCAAGCGCCTACGCTTAGATCGATCACTGAATTCAACTAAAGCATCTTGGAGATACCCAGTGGAGGGATCAGAGTCCAGACATGAGAAGAAAGGTGCTGTAGAGTTATCCATAACTGCACCAAAccacaaaagcaaagaaagaTTGGAAGGTAAAATAAGCACTATTAGATCATCCAGAgggaaggagagaaaaaaaaacatgagaaacAGATACagtgagaaaaagagaaagaaacaaaagaaaagtagtACCTAAAGACATGTCTGCATTGAAAACTCCAAGGTTGTGCAGATCCCAACCTAGGGAAGATCTGTGGTGGAGGCTGGTGCTGCAAGCCATGGAAGAAGTGTATAGATCGCCCATCTCGTGGGGGTGGTTGCTGGCTGCCTTGATGAATGGCCAAGGGCATGGaacaatgatgagaaatggCTGTGTATTTAAGCATAGAAGCTTATGATAAAAAGCTAGACCACATAAGATGATTTCCGAAGAAGCACTCAGTCAACggcaaaaaacaaaagagaaaacaaaggaaaaagagagagagagagagagagagagagagagattgagaGATGTTTCTTGGGATTCGGAAATTGcctttagattttatttttataaatgtgGGTGGGTATATGGGGGACTGCATAATTGCAAGGGTATGACATGATGATGTTTTTGCATGTaacaaaagagaaagaaatgtaTGAAGAGCAacgcagagagagagagagagagagagagagagagagagagagagagagagagtcacaGCACAGCACAAAGCCCACAAAACACAATTCAAATTTCagcttttcctttttcattccCTTCTGATATGGTTACCAACCGTTTCTCCTTTTGGTCTGAGTGTGGAAACTTTTTCTCACCATTGTGGGGTCATTTCAGTTTTCTCCacctttaatttttgtttttccttttgggTTTTTGAGAGTTTCCATGGATGGACGGACGAACGAATGGATGGATGGATGTCATTTACACCATGGGCCCACCACCTTGCATGCTGGGCTGGGACACTGGTGGGGGCCCAGTGTTTGGTTGCACTTGTAGGGACCACCTTTCTTTGATGGGatttgaatgaaattaatttctttGATTGCCCACCCACATGCTATTGTgtgttataaaaaaacaaaagaagaaagccACTTTCATTGATTTTTAATCAAACGGTAAGGGTAAGTTTCTGCAATTTGTGTCACTGCATTGATTTTTGTGTGAAAATTGGAttgattcctattttttttttctttttactgcAAATAGGATTGGATTGAGATCGGAAATTGTTGATTTCCCATTAGGGTCAGCTGGAAATCCGGTCCAGAACAATTGAGAGGCAGGCCCACGGACAGCTGAATTCACATTTcacaagggtttttttttccctgttgGTGTTCAACAGTAACATCTTTTTGGTCTGGTGGGCCACCAACAGCATAATTTGAGAGAGAATTCCAGGGTACAAATATTCATGACATGGACcaattttaatttgaagttttcaGCTGTTGGTCCTTCCattaaatcattatattttgaATCGTCTTCGACCGTTTAGTTCGAGTTTATAAATTTCTCCTCACCTCCCACAACAAATGTACATACATTTGACTAAAAACCTTGAATACCATAAGgttcaattaaataaataaatttttttaaaccttgtcatcttatttcttttaaaatatgtatCACCCAAGCTATTATCAATTGAAATAATTTGGACCCATTTGATTATATAATATGCTTTCATATgttaaatatgttcaatttttaacATCTATGAATTGGTGAGTAGTACCTACGGTCAGAATCGGCCCTTCGAGGTGCCTAGGTGCTGCACAAATTTTcaggaaaatatatattttttatggtataaATGTTCCTTAATTGACACTTAAAATAGAATCCTCGAGTTGTTAATTCTCTAGTTTGATGGCATCAAACCTTTGGGCCTGGAGGAGAATCTAGGATAGGTTGCACGGCCGCAAGCCTACCCTGCTATGGTTCAATCAAACATTGGGATACCAGATGATAAGGCTCTACCATTTCATCAAGTTTGTAACTACCCcaccttctctttttttttttattgatgcatTGACTCATTGAATATGTTAGTCTCataaaatgaaaactaaaaataataaaaattaaaagaaaaaaaaaaggttaaagtcTTAAAACATAAAGTTGGGTTTGAAAAAGTGCTAGAGTGTTATTAAGTTGCCGTAATCACCAAAAGTACTTGcaatttgatttttctaaagAGACTGATATCAATTGTTAACCTCAATtgctttctttttgtcttccatGACACTGAcgttaactttttttttttttttttaacaataattttcagGGTTTTCAAAATTATAGCGTCAAAACCCACTTATGATGTCACCTGCGGTGAAGCCCATTAGCCTcatcttttttctcattttcccaCAGAAGAGGGTACGCAGCATCCTAATGGGCTAGGCTGCCTAGCACCACGCCACCAAAGAAGTACGAGGTTGCGTGGAAAGCCAGGCTCATCACAGACACTGTACCAACATTATTTGCTTTTGGACAGTTGGAACAGCAGGAATCAAGGACATTGATAAAAGCCTGGGAACGCAGTTCCATTAGATTTAACATAATTTCACCACAATACATACTAAGATTAATGGACCACAACTGGGTCACTCTTATTCACCATTCTGCAATCTCCTAAACACTCCAGGTGCCATACTTACTAATCCTCTTATGGCTGATTTCTCTGGGCTTCAGTCTCATGGGATGATGTAACctgcaaagaggaaaacaaaaaccaGTCGTTAAGAGTCTTGGACAGAACAGTTCATTAGCAATAAAAAAGGGTTTGAGTTTGGGCTTCAGTATGAAAGCGCGGAGCCCGGGTCGGTCTTTGGGTAGACCTGGTTTTGAATGGCTAAGCCAAAGCCCATTTCTATGGGCTCTGTGCATGGGACATTGGGCTGGGTGAGATCCAGGCCAGTCCGAGGACAACTCATTGAGCAAGGCGTGACACTAAGCTGGACAGGATCACATGTCTACTTACTTCCACACTTCTTGCCCACAGGCCTGTTTTTGATGTTGCATCGCTTGGGAATGGTAATGGCAATTGCAGGCTTGATTCCAGCCTTTTTGGCCAAAGGCGAAAGCACAACAGCACAGAGGCATTTGGGGGCGGTGTTGATTAATGCAGTAACTTTAGTGCAGCAAGTAGGGGGAACCTTGGCCTTGGCGTTCCCTGCTGCGCTCAAGCAAGAGCTCAAGCTAGCAGCTGCAGATTGAATGGGGGTCTTCCCACACTCACCTGCCCCATTGGCTTCCTGAACAAAAGCTTGGGACACTAACATCAACGCCATGACTGCTGCAAAGCAAGTTGGCATGTTGGAAGCCATTTTTTGTCGAAGCTTGAGATGGATTTACTCTTGCACACCCTTCTGTGAATGCCACCACCACATATTTATATTACAACATTCAAGTGAAAAAGGTAGTGCATTTGCCCTAGTGGGGTGGTTGCAGAAACGCGGATAGAGTTATATGGCTTATGCATATTCAAACTGTAATGATTTAATTCGTCTGAGTCTTTTGAGTAGAGTGTGAACCCACTGGGAATTGGGTTCACACTGATACTCCCACAAGGTGACACATAAGAATACTGCTTTTTCCAGTAAATTCTCTTCTTTCCATgtatttgaactttttaaaacaGTAACATCATCTGGTAGGTGGTGAGAAAGCATGCTTGTAAGCCTTTTCATAAGCTTTGGTGTATATTTTCAAGCTAGGCTTAATGATTCAATGGCTTCATAATCGTTTAGATGCTTTTGTAGATATCACAAATGTGAATATAGCTTCCTGCTTTTGGTTAATCAACCATTATGTGTTACCCAACTACGGGGTGTTCACATCAAATGGTCAAAAACAAACATCCATGTAAACAAGCatcaaatgatttaatttaggAAAATGTTAAGGTACCAAAGTGGTACCTATTCAATAAGAGATCTAGGcccttaatatatatatatatatatatattaaataagagtataaatgaatgaaattaaggtATAAAGATACAAGTAAATGAAACTAGAGtacaaatagataaaaaaaattatgtttgacaATATCTTATTGATAGTGTCTTTTAGGTATGCTTTGAGTTTAACTAGAgccaataatttaaaaatgtaaattaaCATTTTAGAGCATATGATAATTGTTGCCGGGTgataattgatatcaatttattatataagctgttagaaaaattaggctaatccaacctatgataatcaccctagagggaaggtgaatagggtgatggtctctttttgcaaatttaaactatgtgaatgtaagagacaattatatgcaagtatataataaacaatataaagacaattgcatataaattaaaaagtagggaaaagagaatgcaaacacaatattttatagtggttcggcgcaacttgacctacatccactctcttctagcttcaatcccaagcttgaggttccactaattcaaggctttcaAACCAAGctttcaagcaatacaattggattatggttccaatccaccctcttggacttttgactccaagcaccctttacatttctcaagagataccccactTTTGAACAACcactcaagtgataccccacacttgagaatcttaTATCAAAGTTTTTAACACAAAGACACGTCAACCTCACACCAGTATGTGAGGTAAGAAAATTTGCAGCACTAACTAATTCCTTTAACTATTGACTTGAGAAACTTCTAAGTTACTTTGATCATAGTACCCACATTGACCTAATCCTCAAAATATGGTAAGTTGATTATTAATAATCCTCGACACCAGAAAGTAAGGAAAAAGACAATCAAGTCTAATTGACAAACATTAAATCCTTGTTAAAGCTCACATCACATACTAAAGGAATCTTATAATCCCTCAACATCCCATCTAAtacaaatctaaaaaaaattgcatatttCCAACTAAGGCCTTGGTAACTACATCATGCACTACCTAAGCAATTTCAACTACAATGCTTGGAACCATCCAATAGAACTTGTGGCATAACCCAAACTCAAAACAAAGGTTTCCACACCAACTCTTAATTAAGCTAAAACAATGTAATTACTCCAATATGACACCTCAAACTAGACTTGAGTTAGCTCAACATCTTTAAAAAGTTACTTAACCAAGAGAAAATTCGTAAACATAAAACACCATATCCTGTCATGCCTACTTCCTTAAAGGAAGGACAAGTACAAGAAGTAATTGctttgagaaagaagaaactgaATATTTCATCATCGGTAAGTGCAAAAACACCACTCCTAGCTCCATCATCGACACACAACCTGAAGTATCTAAAAAGCCTTGgattctttaaataataaaatatatcaagGATAAGAAGGAGGTAGGGCACCAGAGCTACCAAAAATCAAACCACCAAGAGAATGGAATACCTCAAAACCTGAGGATGCGTAAATTCACTTTCTCCCAAAATAAAGACTATGGAAAGAGACGACCTCCAAACTTGTAGGTTGATTTGACCCACcaacactactacaaaaattgtATATAATGACGTTCTCTTCCTTGGCGCTTTTAAAGAGTGTCAATATTTAATACAATTTGTAACACACAATGGCACTTGGCAGAGACCTGATATATTATGGCGCTTACTTTAGAAATTCTTGTCACTTTCTACAAGTGTTCTTAAATAATTCCCGTTTTCATTTCCTTGGCGCTTTGTACGTAAAGCGTCATTTCTTAACACCCTACATATACCCATTTCTGAAATTTTATCCATACCGCCACAAATAGGTCGAGCTCTCTTTCATGCCTTCCAAATAGATTGATGAGATACTGAAGATCTACCGACGATATATTTTTCACACCGGTACCAACGCTCGTGGCAATCCATGAACGATCTCTTTGTCATCCTACTCTCTAACACATCATTTGACTCTGGTCATT contains these protein-coding regions:
- the LOC100242197 gene encoding uncharacterized protein LOC100242197 isoform X2 gives rise to the protein MGDLYTSSMACSTSLHHRSSLGWDLHNLGVFNADMSLVMDNSTAPFFSCLDSDPSTGYLQDALVEFSDRSKRRRLLLYTDHETNSPNDLMKTYWNMNPNCTWDLSENFNCMNQIASIGGVSAEPINGSAMSGMISEEEPTFADMKTPEETVSALEALDSSSSSYKEYSVNTKSVSEKDTLCSIDPLPPSTVVKPGGLDGDMTLNDINERILMPPTRPVRHPVGDFASRPFVSPDGPGLSGKAVVALTRIHTQGRGTITIIRTKG
- the LOC100242197 gene encoding protein XRI1 isoform X1 codes for the protein MGDLYTSSMACSTSLHHRSSLGWDLHNLGVFNADMSLVMDNSTAPFFSCLDSDPSTGYLQDALVEFSDRSKRRRLLLYTDHETNSPNDLMKTYWNMNPNCTWDLSENFNCMNQIASIGGVSAEPINGSAMSGMISEEEPTFADMKTPEETVSALEALDSSSSSYKEYSVNTKSVSEKDTLCSIDPLPPSTGGDHKKKKKLITRVVYPFAVVKPGGLDGDMTLNDINERILMPPTRPVRHPVGDFASRPFVSPDGPGLSGKAVVALTRIHTQGRGTITIIRTKG
- the LOC100264479 gene encoding non-specific lipid transfer protein GPI-anchored 15 translates to MASNMPTCFAAVMALMLVSQAFVQEANGAGECGKTPIQSAAASLSSCLSAAGNAKAKVPPTCCTKVTALINTAPKCLCAVVLSPLAKKAGIKPAIAITIPKRCNIKNRPVGKKCGSYIIP